One genomic region from Onychostoma macrolepis isolate SWU-2019 chromosome 23, ASM1243209v1, whole genome shotgun sequence encodes:
- the elovl4b gene encoding elongation of very long chain fatty acids protein 4b: METVIHFMNDSVEFYKWSLTIADKRVEEWPMMSSPLPTLGISVLYLLFLWVGPLYMQNREPFQLRKTLIVYNFSMVLLNFYICKELLLGSRAAGYSYLCQPVNYSNDVNEVRIASALWWYYISKGVEFLDTVFFIMRKKFNQVSFLHVYHHCTMFILWWIGIKWVPGGQSFFGATINSGIHVLMYGYYGLAAFGPKIQKYLWWKKYLTIIQMIQFHVTIGHATHSLYTGCPFPAWMQWALIGYAVTFIILFANFYYQTYRRQPRLKSAKPAVNGISNGTSKTSEVTENGKKQKKGKGKHD, translated from the exons ATGGAGACAGTCATTCACTTTATGAATGACTCTGTAGAGTTTTATAAATGGAGCCTTACCATAGCAG ATAAGCGCGTGGAGGAATGGCCGATGATGTCATCTCCGCTCCCCACCCTGGGGATCAGTGTTCTCTACCTGCTCTTCCTCTGGGTCGGACCCCTTTACATGCAGAACCGGGAGCCTTTTCAGCTCAGAAAAACCCTCATTGTGTACAACTTCAGCATGGTGCTGCTTAACTTCTACATCTGCAAAGAG CTGCTCCTGGGCTCCAGAGCGGCCGGATACAGCTACCTCTGCCAGCCCGTGAACTATTCCAATGATGTTAATGAAGTCAGG ATAGCGTCAGCGCTATGGTGGTACTACATCTCTAAGGGGGTGGAGTTTCTGGACACAGTGTTCTTCATCATGAGGAAGAAGTTTAATCAGGTCAGCTTCCTGCACGTCTATCACCACTGCACAATGTTCATCCTGTGGTGGATCGGCATCAAGTGGGTTCCTGGCGGACAGT CTTTCTTTGGCGCTACGATTAATTCAGGCATTCATGTGCTGATGTACGGCTACTACGGCTTGGCAGCGTTTGGACCAAAGATCCAGAAGTACCTGTGGTGGAAGAAATACCTCACTATTATTcagatg ATCCAGTTCCACGTCACCATTGGCCACGCCACTCATTCTCTCTACACGGGCTGCCCATTCCCGGCCTGGATGCAGTGGGCTTTGATTGGCTACGCTGTTACGTTCATCATCCTGTTTGCCAATTTCTACTACCAGACATACCGCCGCCAGCCACGCCTCAAGTCAGCCAAACCTGCCGTGAACGGCATCTCCAATGGCACCAGCAAGACATCGGAGGTCACGGAAAATGGAAAGAAACAGAAGAAAGGAAAAGGAAAGCATGATTAA
- the LOC131531951 gene encoding protein SOGA3-like isoform X2 produces the protein MMSSAACGAADFPPSADTTEGRRRPSPGQTPAKPASKPSGSRSSSSAASKLGGKGIKGREGEQAAQEARVVRVRGAAAVHGAEAEAVWETEERIDRAPSPDTSRALRLPCVHKDSCSEQAGGSSGGGVRGREKQSEAAAGGEYVGCGPAFWGGGCLHSELIQYHINKRLKKSGKMQRKASGETQPGPGPVPAAQAASGADEPVTQQNEALQDEIQRLEDENEDLRNEIEEMRTEMEEMRDTFYEEDTCQLQDMRRELERANKNCRILQYRLRKAERKRLRYAQTGEIDEDLLRSLEQDLKVAKDVSVRLHHELENVEEKRTKTEEENERLRQKLIEVEVTKQALQNELDKAKESQKRRGSKDAQKPERKTQTPTEEDNEDLKCQLAFIKEEATLMRKKMAKIDKEKDRLEQELQKYRSFYGDLDSPHPKGEAGGPPTTRESELKLRLRLVEEEANILGRKIVELEVENRGLRAELDDLRGEESSNGGLSGAEGGMGREQGSEQSELRQQLQLVEDEAELLRRNLADVEEQNKRVTCELNKLRFKEGTRHTSGGNASAAASGAGDSSKAEALQEELKAARKQINELSGKVMQLQYENRVLLSNMQRYDLASHLAITPRDSDAESDSGPGIGGRRGSDDDSSSSRLPPHRKREGPVGGESDSEEVRNARCLTPTRSLYSPESARLLSRSIRDRQQMIDIRAEAERLGRTIDRLIADTSTIIAEARVFVANGDLFGRMEDDDDGGRIREHELLYRINAQMKAFRKELQGFIDRLEVPKPEERDSEEPLSHSLALCFVCLSMLCMFTMVEESQDGHFPSTDSTLKHRSLQNINFQKAGECFIQIAHIWLPPEGTPSRQEVFFGTKDYHTS, from the exons ATGATGAGTTCTGCCGCATGTGGCGCTGCGGATTTTCCACCATCAGCGGACACTACCGAAGGGAGGAGGCGACCATCTCCCGGACAGACCCCTGCCAAACCGGCCTCAAAACCCAGCGGCAGCCGCTCTTCATCATCCGCCGCGTCGAAGCTCGGAGGAAAAGGCATTAAAGGACGCGAGGGAGAGCAGGCGGCTCAAGAAGCGCGTGTCGTGAGGGTGAGAGGTGCGGCAGCTGTTCATGGTGCTGAAGCTGAGGCGGTTTGGGAAACCGAGGAGCGGATTGATCGCGCTCCATCACCGGATACGAGCCGTGCGCTGCGTTTACCCTGCGTCCACAAAGACTCGTGCTCGGAGCAGGCCGGCGGCTCCTCCGGTGGAGGTGTGAGGGGGAGAGAGAAGCAGAGTGAGGCCGCCGCGGGAGGAGAGTACGTGGGCTGCGGGCCGGCCTTCTGGGGTGGGGGCTGTCTGCATTCAGAACTCATCCAGTATCACATCAACAAGCGCTTGAAGAAAAGCGGCAAGATGCAGCGCAAAGCCTCAGGCGAGACGCAACCGGGACCGGGACCGGTACCGGCCGCACAGGCCGCGAGCGGCGCCGACGAGCCCGTGACACAGCAGAATGAAGCCCTGCAGGACGAGATCCAGAGACTGGAGGATGAAAACGAAGATCTTAGG AATGAGATTGAGGAGATGCGGACAGAGATGGAGGAGATGCGTGACACCTTTTATGAGGAGGACACCTGTCAGTTACAAGATATGCGGCGTGAACTCGAGCGCGCAAATAAGAATTGTCGCATCCTTCAATATAGACTCCGCAAGGCTGAACGCAAACGACTTCGTTATGCACAAACTGGAGAAATTGACGAGGACCTCCTGAGGAGCTTAGAGCAAGATTTGAAG GTCGCCAAGGATGTGTCTGTAAGACTCCACCATGAGCTGGAGAACGTGGAGGAGAAAAGAACAAAGACAGAAGAAGAAAATGAGCGATTAAGACAGAAACTTATTGAGGTGGAAGTCACAAAACAGGCTCTCCAAAATGAGCTGGACAAAGCCAAAGAG TCTCAGAAACGAAGAGGAAGCAAAGATGCACAAAAGCCTGAGAGGAAGACTCAGACTCCTACAGAG GAGGACAATGAGGACCTGAAATGCCAGTTGGCCTTCATTAAAGAGGAGGCTACCTTAATGAGAAAGAAAATGGCCAAGATTGACAAGGAAAAGGACCGTTTGGAACAAGAGCTTCAGAAGTATCGTTCCTTCTATGGAGATCTGGATAGCCCTCATCCAAAGGGTGAAGCTGGTGGCCCTCCCACTACAAGGGAATCTGAGCTTAAACTCCGCTTGCGTTTGGTGGAAGAAGAGGCCAACATCCTGGGACGTAAAATAGTCGAATTAGAGGTGGAGAACCGTGGCTTGAGGGCGGAGTTGGATGACCTTCGAGGGGAAGAGTCATCTAATGGGGGCTTGTCCGGAGCGGAAGGTGGAATGGGGCGGGAACAGGGGTCGGAGCAGTCAGAGCTTAGGCAGCAACTGCAGTTGGTGGAGGACGAAGCAGAACTTCTAAGGAGGAACCTGGCTGATGTAGAGGAACAGAATAAGAGGGTGACATGTGAGCTGAACAAACTGCGCTTTAAAGAGGGTACAAGGCACACCTCGGGTGGTAATGCATCGGCTGCTGCCAGTGGAGCGGGAGACAGCTCCAAAGCCGAGGCCTTGCAGGAGGAGCTGAAGGCAGCGAGGAAACAGATCAATGAACTGAGTGGGAAAGTGATGCAGCTGCAGTATGAGAACCGTGTGCTGCTTTCCAACATGCAACGGTATGATCTAGCATCTCACCTAGCCATCACGCCACGGGACAGTGACGCAGAGAGCGACAGCGGTCCTGGAATCGGAGGGCGTAGAGGTAGTGATGATGACTCGTCTTCCTCTCGCCTCCCTCCCCATCGCAAACGTGAAGGTCCTGTCGGAGGTGAAAGCGACTCGGAAGAAGTTCGCAATGCTCGGTGCCTCACGCCAACTCGTTCTCTTTATTCTCCTGAATCCGCCCGGCTCCTCTCACGCTCCATACGGGACAGGCAACAGATGATTGACATCCGTGCCGAAGCGGAGCGATTGGGGCGAACCATTGACCGCCTCATAGCTGACACCAGTACCATCATTGCCGAGGCACGGGTGTTCGTAGCTAACGGGGATCTTTTCGGCCGTATGGAAGATGATGACGATGGTGGGCGGATCAGGGAGCATGAGCTACTCTACCGCATCAACGCTCAAATGAAAGCCTTCAGAAAGGAGCTTCAGGGGTTTATAGACCGACTTGAAGTCCCAAAACCTGAGGAAAGAGATTCAGAAGAGCCATTATCT CATAGTCTCgccctttgttttgtttgtttgtcaatGTTGTGTATGTTCACCATGGTTGAAGAATCACAGGACGGTCACTTTCCAAGCACAGACAGCACGCTTAAGCACAGAAGCctgcaaaacattaatttccAAAAAGCTGGAGAATGTTTTATCCAAATCGCACATATATGGCTGCCACCGGAAGGTACACCATCAAGACAAGAGGTTTTTTTTGGAACTAAAGACTATCATACATCATAG
- the LOC131531951 gene encoding protein SOGA3-like isoform X1: MMSSAACGAADFPPSADTTEGRRRPSPGQTPAKPASKPSGSRSSSSAASKLGGKGIKGREGEQAAQEARVVRVRGAAAVHGAEAEAVWETEERIDRAPSPDTSRALRLPCVHKDSCSEQAGGSSGGGVRGREKQSEAAAGGEYVGCGPAFWGGGCLHSELIQYHINKRLKKSGKMQRKASGETQPGPGPVPAAQAASGADEPVTQQNEALQDEIQRLEDENEDLRNEIEEMRTEMEEMRDTFYEEDTCQLQDMRRELERANKNCRILQYRLRKAERKRLRYAQTGEIDEDLLRSLEQDLKVAKDVSVRLHHELENVEEKRTKTEEENERLRQKLIEVEVTKQALQNELDKAKESQKRRGSKDAQKPERKTQTPTEEDNEDLKCQLAFIKEEATLMRKKMAKIDKEKDRLEQELQKYRSFYGDLDSPHPKGEAGGPPTTRESELKLRLRLVEEEANILGRKIVELEVENRGLRAELDDLRGEESSNGGLSGAEGGMGREQGSEQSELRQQLQLVEDEAELLRRNLADVEEQNKRVTCELNKLRFKEGTRHTSGGNASAAASGAGDSSKAEALQEELKAARKQINELSGKVMQLQYENRVLLSNMQRYDLASHLAITPRDSDAESDSGPGIGGRRGSDDDSSSSRLPPHRKREGPVGGESDSEEVRNARCLTPTRSLYSPESARLLSRSIRDRQQMIDIRAEAERLGRTIDRLIADTSTIIAEARVFVANGDLFGRMEDDDDGGRIREHELLYRINAQMKAFRKELQGFIDRLEVPKPEERDSEEPLSNHRTVTFQAQTARLSTEACKTLISKKLENVLSKSHIYGCHRKVHHQDKRFFLELKTIIHHRKTLSHWKLHYPEDISFIEDYGYQAH; the protein is encoded by the exons ATGATGAGTTCTGCCGCATGTGGCGCTGCGGATTTTCCACCATCAGCGGACACTACCGAAGGGAGGAGGCGACCATCTCCCGGACAGACCCCTGCCAAACCGGCCTCAAAACCCAGCGGCAGCCGCTCTTCATCATCCGCCGCGTCGAAGCTCGGAGGAAAAGGCATTAAAGGACGCGAGGGAGAGCAGGCGGCTCAAGAAGCGCGTGTCGTGAGGGTGAGAGGTGCGGCAGCTGTTCATGGTGCTGAAGCTGAGGCGGTTTGGGAAACCGAGGAGCGGATTGATCGCGCTCCATCACCGGATACGAGCCGTGCGCTGCGTTTACCCTGCGTCCACAAAGACTCGTGCTCGGAGCAGGCCGGCGGCTCCTCCGGTGGAGGTGTGAGGGGGAGAGAGAAGCAGAGTGAGGCCGCCGCGGGAGGAGAGTACGTGGGCTGCGGGCCGGCCTTCTGGGGTGGGGGCTGTCTGCATTCAGAACTCATCCAGTATCACATCAACAAGCGCTTGAAGAAAAGCGGCAAGATGCAGCGCAAAGCCTCAGGCGAGACGCAACCGGGACCGGGACCGGTACCGGCCGCACAGGCCGCGAGCGGCGCCGACGAGCCCGTGACACAGCAGAATGAAGCCCTGCAGGACGAGATCCAGAGACTGGAGGATGAAAACGAAGATCTTAGG AATGAGATTGAGGAGATGCGGACAGAGATGGAGGAGATGCGTGACACCTTTTATGAGGAGGACACCTGTCAGTTACAAGATATGCGGCGTGAACTCGAGCGCGCAAATAAGAATTGTCGCATCCTTCAATATAGACTCCGCAAGGCTGAACGCAAACGACTTCGTTATGCACAAACTGGAGAAATTGACGAGGACCTCCTGAGGAGCTTAGAGCAAGATTTGAAG GTCGCCAAGGATGTGTCTGTAAGACTCCACCATGAGCTGGAGAACGTGGAGGAGAAAAGAACAAAGACAGAAGAAGAAAATGAGCGATTAAGACAGAAACTTATTGAGGTGGAAGTCACAAAACAGGCTCTCCAAAATGAGCTGGACAAAGCCAAAGAG TCTCAGAAACGAAGAGGAAGCAAAGATGCACAAAAGCCTGAGAGGAAGACTCAGACTCCTACAGAG GAGGACAATGAGGACCTGAAATGCCAGTTGGCCTTCATTAAAGAGGAGGCTACCTTAATGAGAAAGAAAATGGCCAAGATTGACAAGGAAAAGGACCGTTTGGAACAAGAGCTTCAGAAGTATCGTTCCTTCTATGGAGATCTGGATAGCCCTCATCCAAAGGGTGAAGCTGGTGGCCCTCCCACTACAAGGGAATCTGAGCTTAAACTCCGCTTGCGTTTGGTGGAAGAAGAGGCCAACATCCTGGGACGTAAAATAGTCGAATTAGAGGTGGAGAACCGTGGCTTGAGGGCGGAGTTGGATGACCTTCGAGGGGAAGAGTCATCTAATGGGGGCTTGTCCGGAGCGGAAGGTGGAATGGGGCGGGAACAGGGGTCGGAGCAGTCAGAGCTTAGGCAGCAACTGCAGTTGGTGGAGGACGAAGCAGAACTTCTAAGGAGGAACCTGGCTGATGTAGAGGAACAGAATAAGAGGGTGACATGTGAGCTGAACAAACTGCGCTTTAAAGAGGGTACAAGGCACACCTCGGGTGGTAATGCATCGGCTGCTGCCAGTGGAGCGGGAGACAGCTCCAAAGCCGAGGCCTTGCAGGAGGAGCTGAAGGCAGCGAGGAAACAGATCAATGAACTGAGTGGGAAAGTGATGCAGCTGCAGTATGAGAACCGTGTGCTGCTTTCCAACATGCAACGGTATGATCTAGCATCTCACCTAGCCATCACGCCACGGGACAGTGACGCAGAGAGCGACAGCGGTCCTGGAATCGGAGGGCGTAGAGGTAGTGATGATGACTCGTCTTCCTCTCGCCTCCCTCCCCATCGCAAACGTGAAGGTCCTGTCGGAGGTGAAAGCGACTCGGAAGAAGTTCGCAATGCTCGGTGCCTCACGCCAACTCGTTCTCTTTATTCTCCTGAATCCGCCCGGCTCCTCTCACGCTCCATACGGGACAGGCAACAGATGATTGACATCCGTGCCGAAGCGGAGCGATTGGGGCGAACCATTGACCGCCTCATAGCTGACACCAGTACCATCATTGCCGAGGCACGGGTGTTCGTAGCTAACGGGGATCTTTTCGGCCGTATGGAAGATGATGACGATGGTGGGCGGATCAGGGAGCATGAGCTACTCTACCGCATCAACGCTCAAATGAAAGCCTTCAGAAAGGAGCTTCAGGGGTTTATAGACCGACTTGAAGTCCCAAAACCTGAGGAAAGAGATTCAGAAGAGCCATTATCT AATCACAGGACGGTCACTTTCCAAGCACAGACAGCACGCTTAAGCACAGAAGCctgcaaaacattaatttccAAAAAGCTGGAGAATGTTTTATCCAAATCGCACATATATGGCTGCCACCGGAAGGTACACCATCAAGACAAGAGGTTTTTTTTGGAACTAAAGACTATCATACATCATAGGAAAACACTGAGCCACTGGAAACTACATTATCCAGAAGACATTTCTTTCATTGAGGACTATGGCTATCAGGCACACTGA
- the LOC131531951 gene encoding protein SOGA3-like isoform X3 — protein sequence MMSSAACGAADFPPSADTTEGRRRPSPGQTPAKPASKPSGSRSSSSAASKLGGKGIKGREGEQAAQEARVVRVRGAAAVHGAEAEAVWETEERIDRAPSPDTSRALRLPCVHKDSCSEQAGGSSGGGVRGREKQSEAAAGGEYVGCGPAFWGGGCLHSELIQYHINKRLKKSGKMQRKASGETQPGPGPVPAAQAASGADEPVTQQNEALQDEIQRLEDENEDLRNEIEEMRTEMEEMRDTFYEEDTCQLQDMRRELERANKNCRILQYRLRKAERKRLRYAQTGEIDEDLLRSLEQDLKVAKDVSVRLHHELENVEEKRTKTEEENERLRQKLIEVEVTKQALQNELDKAKESQKRRGSKDAQKPERKTQTPTEEDNEDLKCQLAFIKEEATLMRKKMAKIDKEKDRLEQELQKYRSFYGDLDSPHPKGEAGGPPTTRESELKLRLRLVEEEANILGRKIVELEVENRGLRAELDDLRGEESSNGGLSGAEGGMGREQGSEQSELRQQLQLVEDEAELLRRNLADVEEQNKRVTCELNKLRFKEGTRHTSGGNASAAASGAGDSSKAEALQEELKAARKQINELSGKVMQLQYENRVLLSNMQRYDLASHLAITPRDSDAESDSGPGIGGRRGSDDDSSSSRLPPHRKREGPVGGESDSEEVRNARCLTPTRSLYSPESARLLSRSIRDRQQMIDIRAEAERLGRTIDRLIADTSTIIAEARVFVANGDLFGRMEDDDDGGRIREHELLYRINAQMKAFRKELQGFIDRLEVPKPEERDSEEPLSMFQPIILFILILVLFSSLSYATIFKLVFLFTLFFVL from the exons ATGATGAGTTCTGCCGCATGTGGCGCTGCGGATTTTCCACCATCAGCGGACACTACCGAAGGGAGGAGGCGACCATCTCCCGGACAGACCCCTGCCAAACCGGCCTCAAAACCCAGCGGCAGCCGCTCTTCATCATCCGCCGCGTCGAAGCTCGGAGGAAAAGGCATTAAAGGACGCGAGGGAGAGCAGGCGGCTCAAGAAGCGCGTGTCGTGAGGGTGAGAGGTGCGGCAGCTGTTCATGGTGCTGAAGCTGAGGCGGTTTGGGAAACCGAGGAGCGGATTGATCGCGCTCCATCACCGGATACGAGCCGTGCGCTGCGTTTACCCTGCGTCCACAAAGACTCGTGCTCGGAGCAGGCCGGCGGCTCCTCCGGTGGAGGTGTGAGGGGGAGAGAGAAGCAGAGTGAGGCCGCCGCGGGAGGAGAGTACGTGGGCTGCGGGCCGGCCTTCTGGGGTGGGGGCTGTCTGCATTCAGAACTCATCCAGTATCACATCAACAAGCGCTTGAAGAAAAGCGGCAAGATGCAGCGCAAAGCCTCAGGCGAGACGCAACCGGGACCGGGACCGGTACCGGCCGCACAGGCCGCGAGCGGCGCCGACGAGCCCGTGACACAGCAGAATGAAGCCCTGCAGGACGAGATCCAGAGACTGGAGGATGAAAACGAAGATCTTAGG AATGAGATTGAGGAGATGCGGACAGAGATGGAGGAGATGCGTGACACCTTTTATGAGGAGGACACCTGTCAGTTACAAGATATGCGGCGTGAACTCGAGCGCGCAAATAAGAATTGTCGCATCCTTCAATATAGACTCCGCAAGGCTGAACGCAAACGACTTCGTTATGCACAAACTGGAGAAATTGACGAGGACCTCCTGAGGAGCTTAGAGCAAGATTTGAAG GTCGCCAAGGATGTGTCTGTAAGACTCCACCATGAGCTGGAGAACGTGGAGGAGAAAAGAACAAAGACAGAAGAAGAAAATGAGCGATTAAGACAGAAACTTATTGAGGTGGAAGTCACAAAACAGGCTCTCCAAAATGAGCTGGACAAAGCCAAAGAG TCTCAGAAACGAAGAGGAAGCAAAGATGCACAAAAGCCTGAGAGGAAGACTCAGACTCCTACAGAG GAGGACAATGAGGACCTGAAATGCCAGTTGGCCTTCATTAAAGAGGAGGCTACCTTAATGAGAAAGAAAATGGCCAAGATTGACAAGGAAAAGGACCGTTTGGAACAAGAGCTTCAGAAGTATCGTTCCTTCTATGGAGATCTGGATAGCCCTCATCCAAAGGGTGAAGCTGGTGGCCCTCCCACTACAAGGGAATCTGAGCTTAAACTCCGCTTGCGTTTGGTGGAAGAAGAGGCCAACATCCTGGGACGTAAAATAGTCGAATTAGAGGTGGAGAACCGTGGCTTGAGGGCGGAGTTGGATGACCTTCGAGGGGAAGAGTCATCTAATGGGGGCTTGTCCGGAGCGGAAGGTGGAATGGGGCGGGAACAGGGGTCGGAGCAGTCAGAGCTTAGGCAGCAACTGCAGTTGGTGGAGGACGAAGCAGAACTTCTAAGGAGGAACCTGGCTGATGTAGAGGAACAGAATAAGAGGGTGACATGTGAGCTGAACAAACTGCGCTTTAAAGAGGGTACAAGGCACACCTCGGGTGGTAATGCATCGGCTGCTGCCAGTGGAGCGGGAGACAGCTCCAAAGCCGAGGCCTTGCAGGAGGAGCTGAAGGCAGCGAGGAAACAGATCAATGAACTGAGTGGGAAAGTGATGCAGCTGCAGTATGAGAACCGTGTGCTGCTTTCCAACATGCAACGGTATGATCTAGCATCTCACCTAGCCATCACGCCACGGGACAGTGACGCAGAGAGCGACAGCGGTCCTGGAATCGGAGGGCGTAGAGGTAGTGATGATGACTCGTCTTCCTCTCGCCTCCCTCCCCATCGCAAACGTGAAGGTCCTGTCGGAGGTGAAAGCGACTCGGAAGAAGTTCGCAATGCTCGGTGCCTCACGCCAACTCGTTCTCTTTATTCTCCTGAATCCGCCCGGCTCCTCTCACGCTCCATACGGGACAGGCAACAGATGATTGACATCCGTGCCGAAGCGGAGCGATTGGGGCGAACCATTGACCGCCTCATAGCTGACACCAGTACCATCATTGCCGAGGCACGGGTGTTCGTAGCTAACGGGGATCTTTTCGGCCGTATGGAAGATGATGACGATGGTGGGCGGATCAGGGAGCATGAGCTACTCTACCGCATCAACGCTCAAATGAAAGCCTTCAGAAAGGAGCTTCAGGGGTTTATAGACCGACTTGAAGTCCCAAAACCTGAGGAAAGAGATTCAGAAGAGCCATTATCT ATGTTTCAGCCCATCATTTTATTCATCCTCATTCTAGTGTTGTTCTCCTCACTCTCTTATGCCACCATTTTTAAACTTGTATTTCTTTTTACCCTCTTTTTTGTCCTGTGA